The Corvus hawaiiensis isolate bCorHaw1 chromosome 10, bCorHaw1.pri.cur, whole genome shotgun sequence genome includes a window with the following:
- the LOC125330899 gene encoding lysophosphatidic acid receptor 6-like codes for LHDPSSESACLNTFSPLFAEENPAACFLLPWSLLCIPGDMNDTHGEGNISATVELFQLIMYTPTFILGLLFNIMALWFLFFKVKKLSESTVYMIALIFLDTLLLFTLPFKIISYHLQDNWNLGSVFCSTLESLYFVNMYGSILISLCICVDRYIAIQYPFMALTLRSIKKAAMVCALICLGTSVGTVSTFQLHGKGHNISSCFHNFSKSTWENTGLFSTLEIIFFGSMAAMTFCTAQTVRCLRKHRNPDNPQTHSTRAERIVVTNLVAFLVCFTPYHVAYFMYFLVKNNIIHISFQQVLRNTVQVTLCWANLNCCLDGACYYFVLKESLEDPLQNSEKRAMQKP; via the exons CTTCATGACCCCAGCTCAGAGAGTGCCTGCCTCAACACTTTTAGTCCCCTctttgcagaggaaaatccaGCTGCATGTTTCCTGTTACCCTGGTCTCTGCTCTG caTACCTGGAGATATGAATGACACCCATGGCGAAGGCAATATCAGTGCTACTGTGGAGCTGTTCCAGCTCATCATGTACACACCCACTTTCATCCTGGGATTGCTGTTCAACATAATGGCTCTGTGGTTCCTGTTTTTTAAGGTTAAAAAGCTGTCAGAATCTACAGTCTACATGATAGCCCTTATATTCCTGGATACTTTGCTGTTGTTTactcttccttttaaaatcatttcCTACCACCTTCAGGACAACTGGAACTTGGGGTCTGTGTTTTGCTCTACCTTGGAGAGTCTTTACTTTGTAAACATGTATGGCAGCATCCTCATCTCCCTGTGCATCTGCGTGGACCGGTACATTGCTATCCAGTACCCTTTCATGGCCCTCACCCTCAGATCCATCAAGAAAGCTGCCATGGTCTGTGCTCTCATCTGCCTGGGCACCTCTGTGGGGACAGTTTCTACTTTCCAACTGCATGGAAAGGGCCACAACATTTCATCCTGCTTCCATAACTTCTCCAAGAGCACATGGGAAAACACAGGCCTGTTCAGCACCTTGGAGATCATCTTCTTTGGCAGCATGGCAGCCATGACTTTCTGCACTGCCCAAACTGTCAGGTGCCTGAGAAAGCACAGAAACCCAGACAACCCCCAAACACACAGCACTAGAGCAGAAAGGATAGTGGTGACAAACCTGGTTGCCTTTTTGGTGTGTTTCACACCTTATCACGTGGCATACTTCATGTACTTTTTGGTGAAGAACAACATCATCCACATCAGTTTTCAACAAGTGCTACGAAACACTGTTCAGGTCACTCTTTGCTGGGCAAACCTGAACTGCTGTCTTGATGGGGCGtgttattattttgttttaaaggagtCCTTGGAAGACCCATtgcaaaacagtgaaaaaagagCCATGCAAAAGCCTTGA